One Argentina anserina chromosome 6, drPotAnse1.1, whole genome shotgun sequence genomic window, GAAGACGTCTTTCCATTTCTGGGATCCCAGCGGGAGTTTGTCTatggtgcagcgctgcataccATATATATTGAATTAGACGGTGGATAGAGAGTGTTTTGAAATGCACGTGAGGTATGTGAAATGTATGGCCGGTGAATTAGGAACGCTGTACGCATATAGTGCTGCACCATAGAATTTTCAATCCACCAAAAATAGAGTTAGAAAAGTAAGAAACATTTATGCTTACATAGGCTTTTTGAGTCACTTCATCAAGCATATAACTTCCTTGACAATCAAGTTACTGAACATGTGAATCTGACTTGATAAGATAAACTCATATAGTGAAAGTTAATGAGTATGATTGATTTTAACAAGCATTGAAACGAAGGTCTAAATAGAAAAGGCTTTCATTATCGAATTTAGAGTTTATAGTGTAACATCAAAACTTCCATTgtcgagaaattttattgagcGTGCACAAATAAACCATAATTGAAATTACACCAACTAACTAAAGATCAAAATTTTAACCAAGTTCTACAGAATCTTACACCCTTCATTTCATTATTAACATTACCAGAGGTCATGAGTTATGACAAATATAAGATGTTAATGAAAGAGAAAGCTACCTTTCAGAAAGTAAAATTAAACTTCTGTACGTATCCGATTACTAAGTACAGCTAAATTAGGCATCTAACCTCAActaatttcttttttggtcACCCTTCTGGGTTCTTATTTTTCATCAATTGAGATTTTGTAACTTGCCATTGTAACTTTCCCAAGTTTCACTTCCATATTCTTTTTTCTCACTCTACGCCAGTCAGAGCAGGAAAGCAACTCCCGGATCTAGTAAGCCCCGGGCGGCCACCTATCCTCACCGGACTACTCGGAGTAGAATTCGAACCCCTAGGAGAGTCCAAACTGCGCCGGAGAATCTGTCTCATggcagatatcaaatgaatgGTAGGGTTCAAAGGAGGTCCTGATGCCTTAAACTTCTTGCAGAAGTTCATATGAGTAGCCATAGCTTCTTCGGTGCTAAGTAGCCTCTCAGACCTCACAATCTCATCTTTGATAGCCTCAGAACACAACCCGCAAATCCAATGGCCCATATTTCTCTCCCGGACATGTACAATATAGGCTGGGGTGCACTCCTCTGTTAGCCCACAGCAGTCGCACTTTGCAGACTCAATCTCTGATTGAGGATTGAGCTTTGGCGCTGCTGCTTGGCTTTCTTGGGCTGATAGACCTCCCATAGGGTCACTGATTATAGTTGCAGACGTTGccaataaccctgaaaatgaTAACAAAGCCATCAATTACATGAAGAAACTGGAACAGGGTTTTCTCTATTTATGGTTCTTAATGTTGGCAAAGACAAAAAAAGACTTATGCTACATGTATGTAAATTTTGTAGTTTCGCAGATTTCACAATCCAAAGAAACAAATTTTGGAACAGATGACCTGGAAATCACACGTACCAAGCTGCCTGTTCCAGTTTCACAGTTGATTTTCTGAAATTTCTATCTAACAGAAAAGTGAGAACAGAGCAAGACAATTTTGAATAGACGATAACTAAAAGCTTTGAATTATTACCAGTAGAAGCAGATAAAAATGAATCTCAGTACTTCGATTTCTTTCTACTTCTTCTGTGAATTGGGCTTTCCTTCGGTTGGTCCTTTATCGTTCTTTTTCCCCGGCTCCTTCTTCAACCTTCTCTTCCTCCGTAAAGAAAATGTCAAACATCAAAACCATTTCGGAGAACTGAACTGATATACTTCAACCTCAGCTTTCCAAACAAGCACCCTCTCTTTCTCGAACTCGGAAAAGCCAAGCTAAGCTCTTTCCTGAGCAAGACTCGTACTTCGATCCTTCTTTGAGTTGTTTCTCTGTTTTGATGCTTCTTGCAGAAACCCAGATCTTTTTATGAGCAAAAAAGGGGGAGAGAGTTTGGTTTAGggttggttttcttttttggtttgtGCTGGTTCTCCTCCACCGAGATCTTATATGGAATAGTTATGCtgttagagagagagatgcagaagaagaagaagaagacagaGGCCAAGTTTCTAGAGAGAGACCCAATGATTGAAGGTTTCAAGGGAAAGCCGAATTATATTTTCCACGTCAGCAGCATTGGCTGTCAGAGATAGATTTCTGACCGTTGATTATTTGGATTGCCAGCTAAGCATTATCGTGTTTTCAGACTTCTTTTTACCCAATATGTTCTGTTTGGACtggaataaattttttttccaatgttTAGTTATATACCCACCAATCGGTGCCACCCACGTGTGAATCAACGTGTAAGgcataatttgtttttttatatttgtttctttttgttaTGCCATGGACTTCAcaagtctttgttttttttggccaagaaatttctataatttaataagtttaataaattaaatatttgtcacattttatattttacaattaaaagtaattttatctATCgcatttcaaatttaatcaatATATCATTTAACTCTCGACAATTTTTTCTATTCCGTCAAACGTATTTGTTATCTCATTAACATGACAAACATTTAATgttaaaatgacaaaaataccTCATTAGAAATCAattttattcttattttttttcttaatcttTTTTCCTAACACTTTTATTCAATCATAGTCTTATGCTCATTAGTTGACATTACAGGGGATTTCTTCTGATGAAACACTAATGAAAACTTTAAACATTTTATCTTGATAGTATTAATGTTatatcacatatatatatatatatatacatattttctcAGGTGTGGAGGTCCGTTCTAATGATTTTGGTATGGATCTCCATTTTTGCACcattgtttttattgaattttctCATATCCACCGTCTAGTGTATATAATattgtatagatcatctctgcaaaatttcagctaaTTTGGTAATCGATAAGGCcctcaaatttgaaaaaaaaaatagacagactcatgaaccgttcatgtttttaaaagagaaacacaattttgagggccttaacgattaccaaattggctgaacgtttacagagatgatctacacaatattatttatatactaGACGgtgaaaatgaagaaatttaATCGAAAAGTAgtgtaaaaatagaaaaatccacaccaaaaccattggtgTAAACCTCCGCAACCAAAAAggcctatatatattatgaattTTGACATTTTGTGTTGTTGACATTgttaattataataattttttgctGTGCTTAAGatgattaaagaaaaaaaagagaaaaaacaaaagaattagAAAATTAGTAAATTGATTTGAATTGGGGATATGTAAGTCATTTTAAAAACTTAATGGAATATTCTAACAATCAACTAACGGAATATATAAGATCGTCAGTAAATGTGAGTTTAAGGAATATAAcaatttaatttgaaagtagagggacaaaactgtttttaggtgtaaaatataaagtgtcacaagtatttaatctaatttattTGTTTAATAAAAAATGTTGTCTGCACGGTCGTGTATGTAGATAAAATATTTCAATCATCCCGGAGAATTATATGAAAATGTCCAGTGATCATCTTTTTCAATCACTGTGTGACACTTATGATTTAATATAAAAAGAtcatatttaagttattttaaCAAAGACtattttgtgtttctttataAAACCGTACGCCCTACGTATACTCTAATATCATAAACTCTAAAACCTTAcactctaaaaccctaaaccataaATCTGAAATCTTAGTTCAAAATTATTAATACCCATGAAGATCATTTCACaactaataaaaatatgtaaaatgatAATTTTGGTATAATAAATTCACGGgtcaaaatataacagatGAAGAGAATCACTGGACATTATCATGTGGTTATCTAtgatgattaaaaaaaattcgtgTAAGCATATGTTGAAATTTTATCATTTAAAATGACTATTCCATTTTGATAATGTgtgagacgaataatttaATGAGTCAGTCAAGTAAGTCGAATCAATTTATCAAAGATCTTATCACTTAATTTAAAATACATATCAAACACAACTTGGCCAAATTTATATTTCATATATTGACAAACAAATGAATGTACAAAATTTAGCACCCGGACAAGCTTAAAATTTTGTATGCATCGCAAGGTGTACACATGCTGTGTTTAGGACTATATAGCGAAGTAGTTGCATATCATGTCAATTAAAATCAACCCTCTatccaatatatatgtaatgaaGGAGATTGGTCACTGTAGACGATAGCTAGATAGCTAGCTAGGTTGATCATATATCACCTCTGATGCGTGCATATGGTGTCTGGCCATTGTGTACACGATCCAATTAACGTACAATAATTTAGTGGCAGTTCTTCATTGAGAGAATAATGTCAAGTTCTTAAAATATTAGTAGTTACTATTATGTTTTTAGCTTTGAGAAAACTAATGTGTCCGATCGATAAATCACATTAAGTATAAACTAGTTCAAATAGTATCAGGTTATCTCTATGGTGGCCTGGTACGTGGGATTAAATTCTCCAAATTAAGAAGCTAGGGCTTAATCTCTCCAAAACCATCTGAACATAACCATTCACATGCATCAGcaatatattaaaacaaatttaTGTATGCAAATGAGCACCTGCACGAAATTGTGAATGAAATGAACAGAATTAAGAACGAGTGAACGACCATATGGAATAGACTATCCAACAGTGATATTTGATCACGCCTCTAATTATTGGGTTTCACACGTTGAACAGCAGCAGTGCTTCTTACGCCACTCGACCTATATATCTCGATCACAATTTCGATTCACAAATAAGAAACAATAATGAATGGACCAAGCTTTGCCTTTGCCATTACCTAAAGCTAGAGAGACTAAAATTATTGCACTACTACATTATCGATCGATCATCATGAAAGAGACCCATGATTTAATTTTCCAAGTGATTATAATGAAAGAGACTGCCGCTAATGAGCAAAAACACACAGCTTGCCAGAATAGATTGGCAACCCACCTAAAGAGAGTTGTTTCTTTCACAAAAACAAGGACCAAATTGGTTCCTCTTAATCTGAAGCAACCAAATACCTATGCCACAAGTACTTCACATGGCAGATATCAATCTTCTAGTCCATATTATTTTATATGCATGCTTCACATGCATTCTAAGGCAACGACAAGTTTGTCATCAATCTCTGGTTACAGAAGTATGGAACAAACCTGGGTGTAATCACTAACGAGTATTTATGAAATGAGGGAAGAACTCAACACGTTGCGCTTTAATTAGGTGGGTTGTTTAATTGTTCGATCATTTGGGTGCATGCAGTTGCAGTGGTTGGATCAGTTAATAGCATATGAACACATACATTTGacctacatatttaaacaaaaccaaagaatGAATGAAGCGTGAGCACGTAGGTGTGTATTCGAACATGTAAAACTATCAGAGCGTTCTAGTGTTAGGATTGAACGCAACCGCCCTACAATTTTGTTCCCTGTTTGCAGTGTGGGCTAGCTTATGGATTACGAGTTGATCAATTTGTTTATAAACtaaattgaattaattatatatatatatatatgggggGTTTTGCGAGTTTGTTAATTAGGTCAACCAGAGCAATTGGCATGCGTGTGTATTTGTTGACGTGGTGGCATGATAGGACTGAAACAGTGACATGGCGGCACAATCAGCACTGACGTGTTGCACACTACATAAAATCCAAGTAGATCACAACTAAATtcatcatttaaaatgattactTATCTTTTCCATTGCTATTTTATTGTTTAGCTTTCTGCATGTAATTGCTTAGAATATTAGAGGTGTATTATTGTCTAGCCCCCTATGTCAAAAAAAGTGTCTCCGTAATCTTGACATTTTGAAAATCATCACTTTCAATTATGTGTTTTCTTCGTCGCTTTGATTGGTTAGGCTACCATAGTGGTtgattgaaaagaaaaggcaaatgattgatcatagctagctaagaagctggccggaATTATTAGTCTGAATGACACCTAGCATATATATTGCTGTTAAGATTTTGCAGTAGTTTCTGGTAAGATGTAGGGGATGGCCTTCGTTTTCAAAAGgaccaaaaagaaaagcagGCCAAAAACAcgagtttttccaacttttatGTGCTTAAATGATGTTTTGCCGAGTAACCAGAACTTACTTGACCATTATGATATTGTCGAAATTCTCCGGACCTCTTCGTATATATTCTAAGGGTAGCTGGGTTGGTTTTGAGGTAAGATGAAAAAAATTCTAACCAGAGTGATATGGGGTTTGTTTTGGTTCATATCTATGAGACCTTTGTTCGTTCCGTTTTGGATTCTGGCCAATATGTGTTCCAACTTTTAACTAATCAATCTCAACAAAGAAATGGATGCAAATCATACAAtcatcacaaataaattactCCTCTACTAATAATCAATTCAAAATATCTTGCACTAGGAGAAGTAGAGTTGACCCTCCCATCCAAATTTTGCCTACAAATAATTGTTATGTAGTAAATAATGGAGAACATATCTCTATGTTGATGTCGCCAGATCCATTGATGTGAGCTTGGCAGAGGCTCATCACTCGAATAATTAACATTAGTTTATGCACTAAGATATGAAATCATGTTAGGACAGGGGTTAGTCAACAAGTTTAGAAGCTTAATTGTGTTACTTAGACAAGGGGGGGGGACTATTGGCAGCCATGCGGGCAcatattatattttgatttgtaatAGCACAAAGTAAACAAGGTACTCACAAAACTAATTAAGTACCTGAAGAGAATCGACATAATACTAGGACTGCACATATAAGTTGGATTTGAAACTCCAAGTCAGCATAGTTCAATGATACAGCTTTTACAAGTGGAAATCCAATGTAGGACATGTTGAGAAAAATGACCAACAAAGGCACCTCATTCCACTGAGAATGCTGGAATGCAATTCTATAGCATAATGTTAATGCACAATTTAAACAGGTCAATACTAAGACTACCCTACAAAGGAAAAAAGTTAAAccaattataatttataaaaccaaaaacttATTCACAGTAAACATGTTTAAGTAATGTGTTCGTTCGTCCCAGCAAAAATGATGCACATGACCAGAGCCACTGTCCTTTCCGCCCAACTGGTTCGAAGAGTTGCTAGTTCCAATCACCATGATATCTATGATAGCAGCAATGCAGCAATGCAGTGGACGGCTTTCATGTCAATGCAGCTCGATTCCAAAAATTTTGGGGGCTTATTATGGCCCTCCCGTGACAGTGCATATACACAAACTACAATGTTAAGCTCCCTCTTCTATAATACTACATCTTCGATGGAAGCTGCTTCTTTCTCAAATTCTTTTATCAGCTTCTCAATTCGCCTTCTATAGACTGGCATGAAGTGATCACTGATCATTGTTTGTGACAACCTCAGCTTACTGTACAGAGATCTTGGGGTAAGGAAAATGCCAATCCTAGTTTCTTCTGGCTGCTCCTGCTGCTGCTCATCCGAGCCAGTGGAGCTAGGGCTGCCACTTTCACAATCGGCAGCATCACTATGTAGGGTAACAAGATGCATAATTTTACCTGCAGGGAAAAATCTGTGCGCTTCCTTCATTCCTGGAGAAGAGCTCTCCTGCTGGCCATTGCTTACCTCTGCAATTgccgcttcttcttcttcccttattgatgcttcattttcttcttcccttcttgctgcttcttcttcttcccttaTTTCTTTCGCAACATCTGGCTCCTCACCTTCTGTTCTATCATAAAGTTCATGCTCAAGTTGTTGCCACAATTCAACTTCAGTCATGCGATCTTCATGTCTATCATGGTCAACTTCATTACTGACATCCTTATCAGTAGCTGGATGAATCTCACCATCAGAAATAGAGCACTCTATCTCCGAAGTCCACTCCATACTTACAGATGTAGATACAGGAAGGTCAAGGCTTTCAATGACAGTTGAATTCTTCCTTGTCTTGGGAGACATAAGGAGAGGTTCAGAAGTCTCAATATGACCAGAAGAGGACTCCGCAGAATTTGCCTTGTCGTTTGAATTTGTATGGGCAGCTGAGGTTCTGTGACGAGGAGCCATGCAGTTCCATGATGATATCCGAAGATTAGGACGTGCCCACGCTGCCATGCTCTGAGCTCTTCTCATAACCACCTGTAAAACAGAAAGTTTTAAGAACCcatttaaattattaaatacaACTTAATGTTAATTAGCGTTGTTTACTGCATCTCTAAGGCTTCAATAGCACAAATATCCACTCCAAACATTCACAATTGCACGGATTACAACGAAGGTTTCTTGGTCTCCACAGAAAAAAAACAGCTCTCCAAAAATACAAAGCCTGTATagattttcaaaaatataacTTACCTATTCATATACCTTTTTGACTCTCCTGGCATCATATCCATTTTGCAGTTTTGACTTAACAAAGCAAAAAGATTACAGTATGGTAAGTATGCTTTTCTTTAAAAAGATTCTTATAGTATGACTGATGTCCATACTATTAGGTGTATCTAAATTCACTTGTTATTCAACTGACTGGGCAAGGAAGAACTCAAGCTG contains:
- the LOC126799573 gene encoding uncharacterized protein LOC126799573; translation: MGGLSAQESQAAAPKLNPQSEIESAKCDCCGLTEECTPAYIVHVRERNMGHWICGLCSEAIKDEIVRSERLLSTEEAMATHMNFCKKFKASGPPLNPTIHLISAMRQILRRSLDSPRGSNSTPSSPVRIGGRPGLTRSGSCFPALTGVE